A region of Granulibacter bethesdensis DNA encodes the following proteins:
- a CDS encoding magnesium transporter CorA family protein, with amino-acid sequence MLRIFPAAQAGQSGQIAPDCLSQASWIDLHNPTEEEIRLVSQETGQAIPSRQALEEIENSSRLRLDEETLYLSMPLVSRSSEEPVVGPLGLVVNRERLITVRFQDAQVFDRLHEALAPRQVRSGSGFRLMVSLIEAIVDRLADVLEMTATDIDHVSGTIFRESRQTSRRPARADRMLQASLRRIGQLGDRLGKIRDTLLGVGRIVPYVITNAQDWLSDALTARLESLKADIASLNDYENHLNMKLNFLLDATLGFINIEQSVIVKVLTIVSVAGIPPVLIAGIYGMNFKLMPELDWHYGYPMSLGLMVLSVLLTLAWFRIRGWF; translated from the coding sequence ATGTTGAGGATATTCCCGGCGGCTCAAGCAGGCCAGTCGGGACAAATTGCTCCTGACTGTCTGTCGCAGGCTAGCTGGATCGATCTGCATAATCCGACGGAAGAGGAAATCCGTCTGGTGTCTCAGGAAACCGGTCAGGCCATTCCCTCACGTCAGGCGCTGGAAGAGATCGAAAACTCGAGTCGCCTGCGCCTTGATGAAGAAACCCTGTATCTCAGCATGCCGCTGGTCAGTCGCTCCAGCGAAGAACCGGTGGTCGGTCCGCTCGGGCTGGTGGTGAACCGGGAACGTCTGATCACGGTCCGGTTTCAGGACGCACAGGTTTTTGATCGTCTGCATGAGGCATTGGCGCCCCGGCAGGTCAGAAGCGGCTCCGGTTTCCGGCTGATGGTTTCACTGATTGAGGCCATCGTTGACCGGCTGGCCGATGTACTGGAGATGACGGCGACCGATATTGATCATGTCTCGGGCACGATTTTCAGGGAAAGCCGTCAGACGTCCCGCAGACCGGCCCGTGCTGATCGTATGTTGCAGGCATCCCTGCGCCGGATCGGCCAACTGGGTGACAGGCTGGGCAAGATTCGTGACACCTTGCTGGGGGTCGGGCGGATCGTACCCTATGTGATCACGAACGCGCAGGACTGGTTGTCGGATGCGCTCACGGCGCGGCTGGAATCGTTGAAGGCCGATATTGCCTCTCTGAATGACTATGAGAATCATCTGAACATGAAGCTCAATTTTCTGCTCGATGCGACGCTCGGGTTCATCAATATCGAGCAGAGCGTGATCGTGAAGGTGCTGACCATCGTGTCTGTTGCGGGCATCCCTCCGGTACTGATTGCGGGCATTTATGGGATGAATTTCAAGCTGATGCCGGAGCTGGACTGGCATTACGGCTATCCGATGAGTCTCGGGCTGATGGTGCTGAGTGTCCTGCTGACGCTGGCGTGGTTTCGAATACGGGGATGGTTCTGA
- the aspS gene encoding aspartate--tRNA ligase, with amino-acid sequence MHAYRSHDCGALRAADTGTEARLSGWIHSKRDHGGLLFIDLRDHYGLTQCVFASGTDVFAAVEKLRPESVITVTGQVVARETGTVNPKLPTGQIELRVTALDVQSSAEVLPLQVAGTESYPDELRLKYRYIDLRRERVHRNMMLRAQVIASLRRRMIEQGFTEFQTPILTASSPEGARDFLVPARLHPGKFYALPQAPQQFKQLAMVAGFDRYFQIAPCFRDEASRADRSPGEFYQLDFEMSFATQEDVFAALEPVMAQVFEEFSNGRAVTKPPFPRIPYETAMLEYGSDKPDLRNPLRITDVTAQFDGSGFGLFAKIAASGGIVRAIPAPGAAGNPRSFFDKLNDWARAEGAGGLGYIIFDAEGPKGPIARNLEPERAEAIREACGLKAGDAVFFAAGQKLEAAKFAGAVRTRLGQELNLIAQNEFRFCWIIDFPMYELNEETGQIDFSHNPFSMPQGGLDALNNQDPLTIKAYQYDIVCNGIELSSGAIRNHRPDLMIRAFEIAGYPASEVEARFGGMLNAFRYGAPPHGGAAPGIDRMVMLLADEPNIREVILFPLNQQGEDLMMGAPAEVEPARLKELSLRIEKPPVVKKG; translated from the coding sequence ATGCACGCCTATCGCAGCCATGATTGTGGTGCCCTGCGCGCCGCCGATACCGGAACGGAAGCCCGTCTGTCCGGCTGGATTCACAGCAAGCGCGATCATGGCGGCCTGCTGTTTATTGATCTGCGTGATCATTATGGTCTGACCCAGTGCGTTTTCGCCTCCGGTACCGATGTATTTGCGGCGGTCGAAAAGCTGCGCCCCGAAAGCGTGATCACCGTGACCGGGCAGGTTGTTGCACGTGAAACAGGGACGGTGAATCCGAAACTGCCGACCGGGCAAATTGAACTCCGTGTGACTGCGCTGGACGTTCAATCCTCGGCCGAGGTGCTGCCTTTGCAGGTGGCGGGCACTGAATCCTATCCCGATGAGCTGCGGCTGAAATACCGCTATATCGACCTGCGGCGGGAGCGTGTGCACCGGAACATGATGCTGCGTGCCCAGGTCATTGCCAGCCTGCGTCGCCGTATGATCGAGCAGGGCTTTACCGAATTTCAGACTCCGATCCTGACGGCATCCTCCCCTGAAGGTGCGCGCGACTTTCTGGTGCCGGCTCGTCTGCATCCGGGCAAGTTCTATGCGCTGCCGCAGGCGCCGCAGCAGTTCAAGCAGTTGGCGATGGTGGCGGGCTTTGATCGTTACTTCCAGATCGCCCCGTGTTTCCGTGATGAGGCCAGTCGTGCTGACCGTTCTCCCGGCGAATTCTATCAGCTCGATTTCGAGATGAGCTTCGCTACGCAGGAAGACGTGTTCGCTGCACTGGAACCGGTGATGGCGCAGGTGTTCGAGGAGTTCTCCAACGGTCGGGCGGTGACCAAGCCGCCTTTTCCGCGGATTCCCTATGAAACCGCGATGCTGGAATACGGCTCCGACAAGCCGGATCTGCGTAATCCATTGCGGATCACCGATGTGACGGCCCAGTTCGACGGCTCCGGTTTCGGGTTGTTTGCCAAGATCGCGGCTTCGGGCGGGATCGTCCGTGCTATTCCGGCACCGGGTGCTGCCGGAAACCCGCGCAGCTTCTTCGATAAGCTGAACGACTGGGCGCGGGCGGAAGGGGCCGGTGGCCTCGGCTACATCATTTTTGATGCGGAAGGCCCGAAAGGCCCCATTGCCCGCAATCTGGAGCCGGAGCGCGCGGAAGCCATCCGTGAGGCGTGCGGCTTAAAGGCAGGCGATGCGGTATTCTTTGCCGCAGGACAGAAGCTGGAAGCAGCCAAATTCGCAGGTGCCGTCCGGACTCGGTTGGGGCAGGAGTTGAATCTGATCGCACAGAACGAGTTCCGCTTCTGCTGGATCATCGATTTCCCGATGTATGAGCTGAACGAGGAAACCGGCCAGATCGATTTCAGCCATAACCCGTTCAGCATGCCCCAGGGTGGGCTGGATGCGCTCAACAATCAGGATCCGCTGACGATCAAGGCGTATCAGTACGATATCGTGTGCAACGGGATTGAGCTTTCATCGGGCGCTATTCGTAACCATCGTCCTGATCTGATGATCCGTGCGTTCGAGATCGCAGGCTATCCGGCCAGCGAGGTCGAAGCACGGTTCGGCGGCATGCTGAATGCGTTCCGCTACGGCGCCCCCCCGCATGGTGGGGCCGCGCCGGGAATTGATCGTATGGTGATGCTGCTGGCGGATGAGCCGAATATCCGCGAGGTGATCCTGTTCCCGCTCAATCAGCAGGGCGAGGATCTGATGATGGGGGCCCCGGCCGAGGTCGAGCCTGCCCGGTTGAAAGAACTGTCACTGCGGATCGAGAAGCCGCCTGTGGTTAAAAAGGGGTAA